A region from the Clavibacter sp. A6099 genome encodes:
- a CDS encoding MFS transporter: protein MDARAGGGRVGTWRRLPAEVRILVLARAVNRLGAFTLPFLTVVLTVDLGASLAMAGLVVALFGAATIPSRILGGLLADAIGRRVTIVIGLTLTACFQLMLAAAPGVATAAVAAVLLGLAFELYEPPSQALVADLVTGDRDRVAAFGLYGAALAVAGVLAGVLAAILGGVDLRLLFVADAVSCLACAALVLVGLRRRPTAVAAEPTADAPAPAARSPWRDPLLLAMLASGTGFAVLYLQIDVALPLTLTERGIGPSSLGVLLAVSALTIVLGQPLLTRGPVSRLGSTAAMSAGFVLLGAGFALVGQAADLPGLVAATVVWSIGDLILLGRATALVAAIAPASARGRYLSAYGISWGIAAMVGPLLGTQLIARLHASGTWDALGALCLVLALAQPVVSGIARRTGRLPAPPAP, encoded by the coding sequence GTGGACGCGAGGGCTGGCGGCGGCCGGGTCGGGACCTGGCGGCGCCTCCCCGCCGAGGTGCGGATCCTCGTCCTCGCCCGGGCCGTCAACCGGCTCGGTGCCTTCACGCTGCCGTTCCTCACGGTCGTGCTCACCGTCGACCTCGGGGCCTCGCTCGCGATGGCCGGCCTCGTGGTCGCGCTGTTCGGGGCCGCCACGATCCCGTCGCGGATCCTCGGCGGGCTCCTCGCCGACGCCATCGGCCGTCGGGTCACCATCGTCATCGGCCTGACGCTCACCGCCTGCTTCCAGCTGATGCTGGCCGCGGCTCCGGGCGTCGCGACGGCCGCGGTCGCGGCGGTGCTGCTCGGCCTCGCGTTCGAGCTGTACGAGCCGCCGTCGCAGGCGCTCGTCGCGGATCTCGTGACGGGAGACCGCGACCGGGTGGCCGCGTTCGGGCTGTACGGTGCGGCGCTCGCGGTGGCGGGTGTGCTCGCCGGTGTCCTCGCGGCGATCCTGGGCGGGGTCGACCTGCGCCTGCTGTTCGTCGCGGACGCGGTGAGCTGTCTGGCCTGCGCCGCCCTCGTGCTCGTCGGGCTGCGGCGGCGCCCGACCGCCGTGGCCGCGGAGCCGACGGCGGATGCGCCCGCGCCCGCCGCGCGCAGCCCGTGGCGCGACCCGCTGCTGCTCGCGATGCTCGCCAGCGGCACCGGGTTCGCGGTGCTCTACCTGCAGATCGACGTCGCCCTCCCGCTGACGCTGACCGAGCGGGGCATCGGCCCGTCGTCGCTCGGCGTGCTGCTCGCCGTCTCCGCCCTCACGATCGTGCTCGGACAGCCCCTCCTGACGCGCGGTCCCGTGTCCCGCCTCGGGAGCACGGCGGCGATGTCGGCCGGCTTCGTGCTCCTCGGCGCCGGCTTCGCGCTGGTGGGGCAGGCGGCCGACCTCCCCGGGCTCGTCGCGGCGACCGTGGTCTGGAGCATCGGCGACCTGATCCTGCTGGGCCGCGCGACCGCGCTCGTCGCCGCCATCGCGCCCGCCTCCGCGCGCGGCCGCTACCTGTCGGCCTACGGGATCAGCTGGGGCATCGCCGCGATGGTGGGGCCGCTGCTCGGGACGCAGCTCATCGCGCGGCTGCACGCATCCGGCACGTGGGATGCGCTCGGCGCCCTCTGCCTGGTGCTCGCCCTCGCGCAGCCGGTGGTCTCCGGCATCGCGCGGCGGACCGGGCGGCTCCCCGCGCCGCCCGCGCCGTGA
- a CDS encoding prenyltransferase has product MSDVRARPGAAEMLRTIALSSRPLSWVNTAFPFAAAYLTVTRELDLTAILGTIYFLIPYNLAMYGINDVFDYESDMRNPRKGGVEGAVLARAMHRPVLIAVLVTNVPFLVYLVAVGSAASVAVLAVSVFAVVAYSLKGLRFKERPVLDSLTSSTHFTSPAVYGIVLAGGVFTPALWAILAAFFLWGVASHAFGAVQDIVADREGGISSIATVLGGAVTVRIAVLAYAASGVAMLVTGFPGIVAAVLVIPYILSTAPFWSIRDEDAGDANRGWRRFLGLNFLSGFVVTMLLIAYWLTNP; this is encoded by the coding sequence ATGAGTGACGTGCGGGCCCGGCCGGGCGCCGCGGAGATGCTGCGCACCATCGCGCTCTCGTCGCGCCCGCTCTCGTGGGTGAACACGGCCTTCCCGTTCGCGGCCGCGTACCTCACGGTCACCCGCGAGCTCGACCTCACCGCGATCCTCGGCACCATCTACTTCCTCATCCCGTACAACCTCGCGATGTACGGCATCAACGACGTCTTCGACTACGAGTCCGACATGCGGAACCCGCGGAAGGGCGGCGTGGAGGGCGCGGTGCTCGCGCGGGCCATGCACCGGCCCGTGCTCATCGCGGTGCTCGTCACGAACGTGCCGTTCCTCGTCTACCTCGTGGCCGTGGGATCCGCGGCCAGCGTCGCCGTGCTCGCCGTGAGCGTCTTCGCGGTGGTCGCGTACTCGCTCAAGGGCCTGCGCTTCAAGGAGCGGCCGGTGCTCGACTCGCTCACGTCGAGCACGCACTTCACCTCTCCCGCGGTCTACGGCATCGTGCTCGCGGGTGGCGTGTTCACGCCCGCGCTGTGGGCGATCCTCGCCGCGTTCTTCCTGTGGGGGGTCGCGTCGCACGCGTTCGGCGCCGTGCAGGACATCGTGGCCGACCGCGAGGGCGGCATCTCCTCCATCGCGACCGTGCTCGGTGGCGCCGTCACCGTGCGGATCGCCGTGCTCGCGTACGCGGCGTCCGGGGTCGCGATGCTCGTCACGGGGTTCCCGGGGATCGTCGCGGCCGTGCTCGTGATCCCGTACATCCTCAGCACCGCGCCGTTCTGGTCGATCCGCGACGAGGACGCGGGCGACGCGAACCGCGGCTGGCGCCGCTTCCTCGGCCTCAACTTCCTGTCCGGCTTCGTGGTGACGATGCTCCTCATCGCGTACTGGCTCACGAACCCCTGA
- a CDS encoding lycopene cyclase domain-containing protein has translation MSYLVLDLLFLIPVAIVGFLFRRLLLREANAVPYGSSRFDYPEYYWYRRMPIVIVLVMTLIFDNIMIKVGLVGYDDDKLVGLILGYAPIEDFAYAIAALVLLPAVWYLLRRRRSVSGIEAHE, from the coding sequence ATGAGCTACCTCGTGCTCGACCTGCTGTTCCTGATCCCGGTCGCGATCGTCGGGTTCCTGTTCCGCCGCCTGCTGCTCCGCGAGGCGAACGCCGTGCCCTACGGATCCAGCCGCTTCGACTACCCCGAGTACTACTGGTACCGGCGGATGCCCATCGTGATCGTGCTCGTCATGACCCTGATCTTCGACAACATCATGATCAAGGTGGGCCTCGTCGGCTACGACGACGACAAGCTGGTGGGCCTCATCCTCGGCTACGCGCCCATCGAGGACTTCGCCTACGCGATCGCCGCGCTCGTGCTGCTGCCCGCGGTCTGGTACCTGCTGCGTCGCCGCCGCAGCGTCTCCGGCATCGAAGCGCATGAGTGA
- a CDS encoding lycopene cyclase domain-containing protein has protein sequence MGLVYLVLLLGALGCMMLIDRRWRLFFWRDRTAAAGTLLIGVAFFLLWDIAGISQGIFFRGETPFMTGILVGPELPLEEVFFLALLCYLTMNLVNGFSRLADHHVARARERANR, from the coding sequence ATGGGCCTCGTCTACCTGGTGCTGCTGCTCGGAGCGCTCGGCTGCATGATGCTCATCGACCGGCGCTGGCGCCTGTTCTTCTGGCGCGACCGCACGGCGGCGGCGGGCACCCTGCTCATCGGCGTCGCGTTCTTCCTGCTGTGGGACATCGCGGGCATCTCGCAGGGCATCTTCTTCCGCGGGGAGACGCCGTTCATGACGGGGATCCTCGTGGGCCCGGAGCTGCCGCTCGAGGAGGTCTTCTTCCTCGCGCTGCTCTGCTACCTCACGATGAACCTCGTCAACGGGTTCAGCCGCCTCGCCGACCACCACGTCGCCCGGGCGAGGGAGCGCGCGAACCGATGA
- the crtI gene encoding phytoene desaturase family protein codes for MTRRLPGRRPAAPEAPTGLEKYDRVAQETASVVIRRYSTSFGLASRLLGPDVRQHIENVYALVRVADEIVDGAAAGAGVDPAHVEALLDALEQETEDAMLRGYSTNLVVHAFAITARRAGFGAELTAPFFASMRMDLRRMEHTPASFTEYVYGSAEVVGLMCLRAFLVGHATTRPERIRFEEGAKRLGAAFQKVNFLRDLAADHGALGRSYFPGVDVATFSEADKERILDDIDHDLRMSGAVIPDLPASSRRAVALAQGLFAELAVRLRDTPASELVRTRVRVPDPVKARIALAAASGAEPSGVDGRLVRRSRGPRAHAARPAPAARPAPASRPAPTQPAPSDPEQQESAMTAPTAIVIGGGIAGLASASLLARDGYRVTLVEGRDEVGGRAGSWEKDGFRFDLGPSWYLMPEVFDHFFRLLGTSAAEQLDLVRLPGYRVLFEGDPEPIDIRDSREANLDLFESVEPGSRPAMARYLDSAKDVYEVAKKRFLYTTFADYRPLLKRDVVTRTGTLGKLLLTPLETHVARYVKDRRLRQILGYPAVFLGSSPKLAPSMYHLMSHLDLEDGVLYPQGGLITVIDAIERVARAEGVEIRTGAPVSRILTEPTKAGRARARGVQITTAAGTETLQADVVVSTADLHHTETELIPEAFRTYPQAYWDKATAGPGAVLVYLGVEGELPELHHHTLLFTEDWDENFSRIFPPKGGTTSVPDPASIYVCKPSATDGSVAPDGHENVFILVPIPADPTIGRGGIDGAGDPRVEEIADRAIQQISDWAGIPDLAERIVLRRTSGPGDFAADLHSWKGTILGPAHTLTQSAMFRAGNTSKKVDGLHYAGGSTIPGIGLPMCLISAEILVKRLRGDTSTGPGAVPLVRTVGRPVV; via the coding sequence CGGGGCGGGCGTGGATCCCGCGCACGTCGAGGCCCTGCTGGATGCGCTGGAGCAGGAGACCGAGGACGCGATGCTCCGCGGCTACAGCACCAACCTCGTCGTGCACGCGTTCGCGATCACCGCCCGCCGCGCGGGTTTCGGCGCCGAGCTGACCGCGCCGTTCTTCGCGTCCATGCGCATGGACCTGCGTCGGATGGAGCACACGCCCGCGTCCTTCACCGAGTACGTCTACGGATCCGCCGAGGTCGTCGGCCTCATGTGCCTGCGCGCGTTCCTGGTCGGCCACGCCACGACGCGACCGGAGCGGATCCGCTTCGAGGAGGGCGCCAAGCGCCTGGGCGCGGCGTTCCAGAAGGTCAACTTCCTGCGCGACCTCGCCGCCGACCACGGCGCGCTCGGCCGCAGCTACTTCCCCGGCGTCGACGTCGCGACCTTCTCGGAGGCCGACAAGGAGCGCATCCTCGACGACATCGACCACGACCTCCGCATGTCCGGCGCCGTGATCCCCGACCTCCCCGCCTCCAGCCGCCGCGCCGTCGCGCTCGCGCAGGGCCTGTTCGCGGAGCTCGCCGTGCGCCTGCGCGACACCCCGGCGTCCGAGCTCGTGCGCACGCGCGTGCGGGTGCCGGATCCCGTCAAGGCCCGCATCGCGCTCGCCGCCGCGTCGGGCGCCGAGCCGTCCGGCGTCGACGGCCGCCTGGTGCGCCGCTCCCGCGGACCCCGCGCGCACGCGGCCCGGCCGGCGCCCGCAGCCCGACCGGCACCCGCATCCCGTCCCGCGCCGACCCAGCCCGCCCCGTCCGACCCCGAGCAGCAGGAGAGCGCCATGACCGCACCCACCGCCATCGTGATCGGCGGCGGGATCGCCGGCCTCGCCTCCGCGTCGCTCCTCGCCCGCGACGGCTACCGCGTCACCCTCGTCGAGGGCCGCGACGAGGTCGGCGGCCGCGCCGGATCCTGGGAGAAGGACGGCTTCCGCTTCGACCTCGGCCCCAGCTGGTACCTCATGCCCGAGGTGTTCGACCACTTCTTCCGTCTGTTGGGCACGAGCGCGGCCGAGCAGCTCGACCTCGTCCGTCTCCCCGGCTACCGCGTGCTGTTCGAGGGCGATCCCGAGCCCATCGACATCCGCGACTCCCGCGAGGCGAACCTCGACCTGTTCGAGAGCGTCGAGCCCGGATCCCGCCCCGCGATGGCCCGCTACCTCGACTCCGCGAAGGACGTCTACGAGGTCGCGAAGAAGCGGTTCCTCTACACGACCTTCGCCGACTACCGGCCGCTGCTGAAGCGCGACGTCGTCACCCGCACGGGCACGCTCGGGAAGCTGCTGCTCACGCCGCTCGAGACGCACGTCGCGCGCTACGTGAAGGACCGGCGCCTCCGCCAGATCCTCGGCTACCCGGCCGTCTTCCTCGGCTCGTCGCCCAAGCTCGCGCCGAGCATGTACCACCTGATGAGCCACCTCGACCTCGAGGACGGCGTGCTCTACCCGCAGGGCGGCCTCATCACCGTGATCGACGCGATCGAGCGGGTCGCGCGCGCCGAGGGCGTCGAGATCCGCACGGGCGCGCCCGTCTCGCGCATCCTCACCGAGCCGACGAAGGCCGGCAGGGCGCGGGCACGTGGCGTGCAGATCACGACAGCCGCCGGCACCGAGACGCTCCAGGCCGACGTGGTCGTCTCCACCGCCGACCTGCACCACACCGAGACCGAGCTCATCCCCGAGGCGTTCCGCACCTACCCGCAGGCGTACTGGGACAAGGCCACCGCCGGCCCCGGCGCCGTGCTCGTGTACCTCGGCGTGGAGGGCGAGCTGCCCGAGCTGCACCACCACACGCTGCTGTTCACGGAGGACTGGGACGAGAACTTCTCCCGCATCTTCCCGCCCAAGGGCGGCACGACCTCGGTGCCGGATCCCGCCAGCATCTACGTCTGCAAGCCCAGCGCCACCGACGGCTCCGTCGCGCCAGACGGCCACGAGAACGTCTTCATCCTCGTGCCCATCCCCGCCGACCCGACCATCGGCCGCGGCGGCATCGACGGCGCCGGGGACCCGCGCGTCGAGGAGATCGCCGACCGCGCCATCCAGCAGATCAGCGACTGGGCCGGCATCCCCGACCTTGCCGAGCGCATCGTCCTCCGCCGCACCTCGGGTCCCGGCGACTTCGCCGCCGACCTGCACTCGTGGAAGGGCACCATCCTCGGTCCCGCCCACACGCTCACGCAGTCGGCCATGTTCCGCGCCGGCAACACGAGCAAGAAGGTCGACGGGCTGCACTACGCCGGCGGATCCACCATCCCCGGCATCGGCCTGCCCATGTGCCTCATCAGCGCGGAGATCCTCGTGAAGCGCCTCCGCGGCGACACGTCGACCGGCCCCGGAGCCGTGCCGCTCGTGCGCACGGTCGGCCGCCCGGTGGTCTGA